CACCTGACTAAAAAGGCTAGCGATGGGCTGGGGGATGAACGGGTGCGTTACACAGGAATTCCCGTGCCACGTGTCGCAACCTACTTCGGCAAATATGAATCGGGGCACGGCGTCGCCGATCAATCGCATCATCAGTCAGGAATTGTCTATCAGATGATTCAGGACTCGGGCAATCTACACTGCATCGTCGCTGGAGATCGACCCGCCGCGTTGGCGAAGATCAAGTCGCACCTGCAACAACTGAAGTGGATCATACGCGGGCTCGGGACCGCGTCGATTATCACAGGGTTTGTGATCTTATTTTCAAGCATCACCGGATTCATGTACCATCTTCCGCTGATCGGTCCCCTTGCCGGATGGGGTTCGTTTCTTGCCGCCGTGATGATCGGGCTGCCGATCGCAATACTCAACATCGCCGCCGCCTATCTGATTGCCCATCCGCTGCTGTTAGCGATCATCGCGACTGGAATCGTGGCGACAATCTATCTGCTGAGAAAGCGTGGCAAGGCATCCCAACAGGCGCTCCGTCGCGATCTGAATCAGCAATATGGCAGCCCGCTGGGAACCGATGAACTGAAAGAACTCGAGTTCTTAGAGTTAGCTCAGATGGCGATGTCGGATGCTCAACTGGATGACAACGAAACGAAGATCCTCCAGAAATGGGCCAAGAAGCATCGCTGGGATCAAGCGAAGTACGACGCGATGATTGCCCGAGCTCGAAGCGAGCGAGAGGTGATCGATCCAGGCACGGCCGACGATGAGCACCTGCGGAACGTGGTCCGCTTGGCGATGGCCGATGGCACGCTCACTGGATATGAGATACGCACGATTCGCTCCGTCAGCAAACGGCTAGGATTCGACGACGCGACAATCCGCAAGATGATCGATCGCGTGCGACGCGACATCGCCCGCAACAGAGCGGAGGCGCAAAGCCATCCGGCGCAGTGACCAAACTGCTCCTCCCAGGAGTCCGTAAGCAATCGAGACCTCGCAAC
Above is a genomic segment from Rosistilla ulvae containing:
- a CDS encoding TMEM43 family protein codes for the protein MAHTQEDRWAMMLMGPALVLLTLPVLWQNETRFDYYRAAAATQAVDSLDDVAAGTLISLTGPMESGSAIPGEYVEAFPGFLTVNREAEIYSWYQPDFSRNTHYEMKWKSSVQNSADNAGVKQECKSKSFYRAEYQVGELPIQTSLIEFFDDYDTIAPKTLRLKPTGMQLHLKPGSEYFHLTKKASDGLGDERVRYTGIPVPRVATYFGKYESGHGVADQSHHQSGIVYQMIQDSGNLHCIVAGDRPAALAKIKSHLQQLKWIIRGLGTASIITGFVILFSSITGFMYHLPLIGPLAGWGSFLAAVMIGLPIAILNIAAAYLIAHPLLLAIIATGIVATIYLLRKRGKASQQALRRDLNQQYGSPLGTDELKELEFLELAQMAMSDAQLDDNETKILQKWAKKHRWDQAKYDAMIARARSEREVIDPGTADDEHLRNVVRLAMADGTLTGYEIRTIRSVSKRLGFDDATIRKMIDRVRRDIARNRAEAQSHPAQ